A DNA window from Streptomyces sp. 71268 contains the following coding sequences:
- a CDS encoding GNAT family N-acetyltransferase, giving the protein MQIVPVPYDHPDVAHLNDLVQQEYVERYGEPDDTKLQAHEFEPPSGLYLLAYDADGTPIASGGWRSQDQSDEGYADGDAELKRMYVVPAARGRGLARRILAALEADARAAGRTRMVLESGTEQPEALTLYASCAYVPHEPKFGLYRFHDESRCFVKPLG; this is encoded by the coding sequence ATGCAGATCGTGCCCGTGCCGTATGACCACCCCGATGTCGCGCACCTCAACGACCTGGTGCAGCAGGAGTACGTCGAGCGCTACGGCGAGCCCGACGACACCAAGCTCCAGGCCCACGAGTTCGAGCCGCCCAGCGGCCTGTACCTGCTCGCCTACGACGCGGACGGCACCCCGATAGCCAGCGGCGGCTGGCGGTCGCAGGACCAGAGCGACGAGGGGTACGCGGACGGCGACGCGGAGCTGAAGCGGATGTACGTGGTGCCCGCGGCGCGCGGCCGGGGGCTGGCCCGCCGGATACTCGCCGCCCTCGAAGCGGACGCCCGCGCGGCCGGCCGCACCCGCATGGTCCTGGAGTCCGGCACCGAGCAGCCGGAGGCGCTGACGCTGTACGCCTCGTGCGCGTACGTGCCGCACGAGCCGAAGTTCGGCCTGTACCGCTTCCACGACGAGAGCCGCTGCTTCGTCAAGCCCCTCGGCTAG
- a CDS encoding SAM-dependent methyltransferase, producing the protein MAKNGYPADRINTQEAHSARVYDYILGGKTNYVVDQQAGDAMCQEWPAMPVHMRENRFFMHRAAQYLAREEGVRQFLDIGTGIPTEPNLHEVVQRTAPDSRVVYVDNDPIVLTHAQALLVSTPEGRTAYIDGDMRDPAAILASPEVAETLDLTRPVGLMIIGIVHFLLDEDDAMGIVRRLLDPLPSGSFLAMTIGTADFAPTEVGRVASEYESRGMPMRLRTRAEAEAFFDGLDLVEPGVTQVHYWKPDADTDPNIDDRDIAMYGGVARKN; encoded by the coding sequence ATGGCCAAAAACGGTTACCCTGCGGACCGCATCAACACCCAAGAAGCGCACTCCGCGCGCGTGTACGACTACATCCTGGGCGGCAAGACCAACTACGTCGTCGACCAGCAGGCCGGCGACGCGATGTGTCAGGAATGGCCCGCCATGCCCGTACACATGCGGGAGAACCGGTTCTTCATGCACCGGGCCGCGCAGTACCTCGCCCGCGAGGAGGGCGTCCGCCAGTTCCTCGACATCGGCACCGGCATCCCCACCGAGCCCAACCTGCACGAGGTCGTCCAGCGCACCGCCCCCGACTCGCGCGTCGTCTACGTCGACAACGACCCGATCGTGCTGACCCACGCTCAGGCGCTCCTCGTCAGCACGCCGGAGGGGCGCACCGCCTACATCGACGGCGACATGCGCGACCCCGCCGCCATCCTGGCCTCCCCCGAGGTCGCCGAGACCCTGGACCTCACGCGGCCGGTCGGCCTGATGATCATCGGCATCGTGCACTTCCTGCTCGACGAGGACGACGCGATGGGCATCGTCCGCCGGCTGCTCGACCCGCTCCCCTCCGGCAGCTTCCTGGCCATGACCATCGGCACGGCCGACTTCGCGCCGACCGAGGTGGGCCGCGTGGCCAGCGAGTACGAGAGCCGCGGCATGCCCATGCGGCTGCGCACCCGGGCCGAGGCCGAGGCGTTCTTCGACGGCCTCGACCTGGTGGAGCCGGGCGTCACCCAGGTGCACTACTGGAAGCCGGACGCGGACACCGACCCGAACATCGACGACCGGGACATCGCCATGTACGGCGGCGTCGCCCGCAAGAACTGA
- a CDS encoding aminoglycoside phosphotransferase family protein: MQPLPTPRALRQLLAGAGLSGPAAEPRRIDEGGEHASWWVGDDHVLRLALDPAGAARQRRESALRDLLRDRLTVAVPTSVGRGEWAPGLTFTLDTRLPGTSAEARPLSRAGEADLAALLAGLRAVDPAEAAALGLPYRPPRSLEQAWRAAVAVAERLRNDGEFTPDQYATLVTTAAPAPPAARPPAPHHSAPPTPADRDGPTPGAVDTTTAPVACLCHLDIKGEHLLVSDDGRVTGVLDWTDAAIGDPAEDIAGLAIAVGAPAAARAAERAGYDPASRRRGVSLARYDTLVRLADRLYGDDDSPLPLLRAQRDRAWRATP; the protein is encoded by the coding sequence ATGCAGCCCCTGCCCACGCCGCGCGCCCTGCGCCAACTCCTGGCCGGCGCCGGCCTGTCCGGGCCGGCGGCGGAGCCGCGCCGCATCGACGAGGGCGGCGAGCACGCCTCCTGGTGGGTCGGTGACGACCACGTGCTCCGGCTCGCCCTCGACCCGGCCGGCGCCGCGCGGCAGCGGCGCGAGAGCGCGCTGCGCGACCTGCTCCGCGACCGCCTGACGGTCGCCGTGCCGACCAGCGTCGGACGCGGCGAGTGGGCGCCGGGGCTCACCTTCACCCTCGACACCCGATTGCCCGGCACCAGCGCCGAGGCGCGCCCGCTCTCGCGGGCCGGCGAGGCGGACCTCGCCGCGCTGCTGGCCGGGCTGCGCGCCGTGGACCCGGCCGAGGCGGCGGCGCTCGGCCTCCCGTACCGGCCGCCCCGCTCGCTGGAACAGGCATGGCGCGCGGCCGTCGCGGTCGCCGAACGGCTGCGCAACGACGGCGAGTTCACGCCAGACCAGTACGCCACGCTCGTCACGACCGCCGCCCCGGCCCCTCCCGCCGCGCGTCCCCCGGCTCCACACCACTCGGCGCCGCCCACGCCCGCCGACCGAGACGGACCCACGCCCGGCGCGGTGGACACGACGACGGCGCCGGTCGCGTGCCTCTGCCACCTCGACATCAAGGGCGAACACCTGCTGGTCAGTGACGACGGGCGGGTCACCGGCGTGCTCGACTGGACCGACGCGGCCATCGGCGACCCGGCGGAGGACATCGCGGGCCTGGCCATCGCCGTGGGCGCGCCGGCCGCCGCCCGCGCGGCCGAACGCGCCGGATACGACCCGGCGTCGCGCCGACGCGGCGTGTCGCTCGCGCGGTACGACACCCTGGTCCGGCTCGCCGACCGGCTGTACGGGGACGACGACAGCCCGTTGCCGTTGCTGCGCGCCCAGCGGGACCGGGCCTGGCGCGCGACGCCGTAG